The Dehalococcoidia bacterium genomic sequence CGGATGGCGCGCGTACAACGCCTTCGCGAGACCCTCGGGGCAACTGCCGAACATGCCCAGGTAGACGCTCTGGTTCGAGCGGACGATCTTCGCGGCGTCCTCGGCGGACATCAGCTTATCGGCGTGACGGGTTTTCCAGTCCATGCGTGTGCTCCGCTCTCGCTCTCGACGTGTGGCGGCGATTATCGCATAACGGATGACGCGAGGCGACGGGCGCGGGGAGCCTCACCCTCTTATCCCTCTCCGTCGGGCGGAGAGGGACGATCGAGTGTGCGGGGTAAGACGGAACCTCACCCTCTTATCCCTCTCTCCGCGAGGCGGAGAGGGACGATCGAGTGTGCGGCCGGTCGGTGTGGTGGTGCGTTGCACGCCGGGATTCTTCGCTGCGCCACGTAACTTCATTCGGGCGCAGCTAAAGCTACGTCCCTACGATCGGCGGTATGGCGATCGGGCGTGGGGTGCGGCGGCGTGACGGGATGCTTCGCCGCGCTCAGCATGACGCGATTGGCGTTCACTCATAATCGAGGACGTACGCGGTCAGGGCGGCGGGCAAGTCGGCGGCGCTGAGGCGGATCGTGGTGCTGCCGGCGCGCTCGACGGTCTTGCCGACGAGGAACGGTTCGGCGGTGTCCCGGAGGAACGTCACGCGCTCCGTCTGGTAGTGCATGGGAAAGGCGATCTTCGCGTCGAGCTGGCCTGCCACTTGCGTGGCGGCGGCGGCATCGAGCGTAAATCCGCCGCCGACGGGCACCATCAGCGCGTCGACCTGCCCGATGCCGGTGCGCTGTTCGTCGGTAAGGACGTGACCGAGGTCGCCGAGGTGCGCGATACGCAGCCCCCCAGTCTCGAATACGAAGACGGCGTTGCGGCCGCGTTCGCTGCCCTGCGACGCGGCGTGACACGTCTGGACCGTGCGGATGTTGACGTCGCCGATCGTCTCGTCGATGTCCGCCCAGCCGTCGGCGGTGAGTCCGCGCAGCACGGTCGCCGTGCCGGCGAGCGCGTCGTTGCTGTGGTCGGGATGCTCGTGCGTGATCGTCGCCACGTCGCTGTTGAGGGGCGGCGGCAGCGTGTAGCCGATTTCGCCGAAGGGGTCGAGCAGCACCGTCGTGCCGCCCGGGCTCGTGAGCAGAAACATCGACTGGCCGAACCACTGCAGTCCGGCGGCGCCGCGGTCGGCGCCTGCGTCGACCGTGGGCGATGCCGCGGCTGCGGGGGCTGTCGCGTCGGGGGCAGGCGAAGCGACGCCGCCGTTGCCGTCGTCGCCGCAGGCGGCGCTCACGTACGCCGCAGCGATGCCAGCCGCGCCGACGACGATAAATCTGCGTCGTGTGAACTCACGCATCGCGTACCTCCCTGCCTGCAACGTCGAAGTATACGTCCGGGCCGTCGGCGAAGATTCAGCGCGGTCGATCTTCCAGCGGCAGCCATCGCGCGATGGCGAAGGCGGCGCACCCGACGACGGCGCCCCAGAGCCAGCCGCCGATCACGTCGGTCGGCCAGTGGACTCCCAGGTAAAGGTTCACGAGCGCCGTCGCCAGGAGCAGTAGTGCGCTGAAGACGACGATCGTGGCGCGTAGCGCGCTCGACCAGGCACCGCGCTTCATCGCGAGCGTCGCAAGCACGCCGTAGAGCACGGTCGGGCTCATGACGTGCCCCGACGGAAAGCTCGGGCTCGTGATGCTGCCGCGGATCTCCACGAGACCGGCGCTCGGCCGCGGGCGATCGACGATCTCCTTGATCGATGGCTGCGCGATCTCGAGCAGCGCCAGCGCGATCGCGAGCGTGACGGCCGCACGACGCTCGCCGAGCAACCAGAGCGCGACGGCGACGGCGATGCCGCTGATCACGACGACCTGCGTCGTCGTCACGAAGCGCACGGTGTCGGCGAACGCGCCGCCGAGCCAGTCCCACGACTGGATCTCGCGCAGGACGCGCGCTTCGCCGGGCAGCACGTCGTCGAGCGCGACGGCGATCGACAGCGTGACCGCGGCGATCAGCGTCGCGACGGCCATCGCCGTCCAGCGCGCGGCGGGTGACATCACTAGTGGCCGCGGCGCAACATCCAGCGCCGATCGATGGCAGCGCCGCGCGCGGACCAGCGCTCGAACTCCGTGACGAGCGCCGACTCGTCTTCGGCGAGCAGCGGCGCAAGCCAGTCACGCACGTCGGAGGGCGCGGCTGTGCAATACACGATGAGTGCGCTGGCGCCGGCGCGCCGGATGTCTTGCGGGCGGACGTGTGCGTGAAGCGCGGCTTTGGCGACCGCGACCAGATCGCGCCGCGCGTCGAGCACGATCAGCTTCAGCGTGCCAGCGCCGATCGGCTCAGGCGTGGTCACTTGAGGTAGCGTTCGAACCACGAGACGGTTTTCTGCCACGCGTCCTGCGCGACCTCTTCTCGATAGCCCGGACGGCCGACGTTCATGAACGCGTGCCCGACGCCGGCGTAGGAGTGGAACTCGTGCGGCTTGTTGAGGCGGGTCAACGCGGCGTCGATCTTCGCGACGTCGTCCGGGTTGGGGTTGCCGTCTTGCTCGCCGAAGAGCCCGAGCAGCGGCGCGCCGATCTTCGCGGACTCGTCGAACGGCGCCGGACCGTCGCCCCACGGCTGCATGATGCTGCCGCCGTAGAAGACGACGACCGCCTTGAACTCCGCGTCCTGCGTCGCCATGAGGTACGCGACGCGGCCGCCCATGCAGAAGCCGGTGATGCCGATGCGGTCGCCGCGCGCTTCCGGCAGCGACTTCAGGTGCGCCACCGCCGCCGAGACGTCAACGATGATCTTGTGGTCGCGGAGGCGGCCCATGCGCGTGAGCGGATCGTCGGCGTTTGCGGAATTGTCGCGGTGATACAGATCCGGCGCGATGCCGACGAAGCCCGCTTCGGCAATGCGCTCGGTCATCGA encodes the following:
- a CDS encoding MBL fold metallo-hydrolase; translation: MREFTRRRFIVVGAAGIAAAYVSAACGDDGNGGVASPAPDATAPAAAASPTVDAGADRGAAGLQWFGQSMFLLTSPGGTTVLLDPFGEIGYTLPPPLNSDVATITHEHPDHSNDALAGTATVLRGLTADGWADIDETIGDVNIRTVQTCHAASQGSERGRNAVFVFETGGLRIAHLGDLGHVLTDEQRTGIGQVDALMVPVGGGFTLDAAAATQVAGQLDAKIAFPMHYQTERVTFLRDTAEPFLVGKTVERAGSTTIRLSAADLPAALTAYVLDYE
- a CDS encoding phosphatase PAP2 family protein; this encodes MSPAARWTAMAVATLIAAVTLSIAVALDDVLPGEARVLREIQSWDWLGGAFADTVRFVTTTQVVVISGIAVAVALWLLGERRAAVTLAIALALLEIAQPSIKEIVDRPRPSAGLVEIRGSITSPSFPSGHVMSPTVLYGVLATLAMKRGAWSSALRATIVVFSALLLLATALVNLYLGVHWPTDVIGGWLWGAVVGCAAFAIARWLPLEDRPR
- a CDS encoding dienelactone hydrolase family protein translates to METRWDEVQSNGARMRCYVTLPATTPAPAVVVIQHAGGVDQFIQSMTERIAEAGFVGIAPDLYHRDNSANADDPLTRMGRLRDHKIIVDVSAAVAHLKSLPEARGDRIGITGFCMGGRVAYLMATQDAEFKAVVVFYGGSIMQPWGDGPAPFDESAKIGAPLLGLFGEQDGNPNPDDVAKIDAALTRLNKPHEFHSYAGVGHAFMNVGRPGYREEVAQDAWQKTVSWFERYLK